The Pseudoalteromonas tunicata genome segment TTAGTGCACGAATGGCGCCAATAGCAATCAAATCACTGGCTGCAAACAAGGCATTAAATTGCACATTATTGCTGATCAATGACTTTGTAGCGTGATAGCCCGACTCATCGGTTGAAATCGCATTCGCTATTTTTCGATTATCTATGGTAAAACCGTGCTCAGTAAACACACCTTTAAAACCGTTAAAACGCGCATTAAATTCAGGACTGTGCTCTGATGCATCGCCAATAAAGGCGCAGTGTGTTCGATTAAGTGAAATCAGGTGCTCGGCGGCTAAACGGCCGCCTTGTTCATTATCGCAACTCAGTGATAAGTCAGGATGTCCGGCTACTTGTGCACCCCAACAGACAAAATGGGTGGCGGTGCTCATCAATTTGTCGAGCTTTTCTTGGTAATCAATAAAGTCACCATAGCCAAGTAAAATCAAGCCATCGGCACGGTGGCTATCTTCATAATCGGCATGCCAATCTTCAGAGGCTTGTTGAAACGATACCAATAAGTCATAACCCGCTCGTGCGCAAGCACGGGTGATGCTGCCAAGCATGGCTAAAAAGAACGGATTAATTTGCGAGTCATCAGCTGTGGGATCTTCAAATAAAAGTAACGCGAGCGTGCTGCTTTGCTGCGTTCTGAGGTTACTGGCATTTTTATCAACTTTGTAGTTGAGTTGTTTTGCAACTTCCTGTACTTTTTTTCGGGTTTCTTCATTCACTAATGGGCTATTACGCAATGCCCGAGATACGGTAGATTGCGAGACACCAGCATAATGGGCAATGTCAAACGACGTTGCTTTACCTTTCATGAGTTTTCCTGAGTAAAATTGGCCAGACGGCTCAGATTAAAAGTTTTTTTGCATATTATATCAATAGAATTCATGTTATTTATTGAAATATACCTGACACCGGTGTCATAATGTGGCAGTTTTATTGATTTGTTGTCAATCTAAAAAGAATACCCTATTACTTTGCACCGTTTCACTTTTTGTAGCGAGAAGTTAAACCTAGTGTGACTTAAGCGTCTTAGTCAAGATAATAAAAGGGTAGCATAATCGATACATTAGCTAAGCGCTATCAATAGAGAGAAACACTATGAGTGGTATCACTAAATTTGAGCCTATCATTGTCGCGGATATCGGTGGAACCAACGCCCGATTTGCTGTGGTCACTGATTTTGATGCAACAAGTTCACAGTTTGTTATTGCACACCACCAGACCTTTGTCAGTGCGCAATTTGATTCAATGCAATCTTTATTAGCTGCATATATCCAAGCGCTACCTTTTGCACAACCTCAACGTGCAGCACTGGCTGTCGCAGGTCCAATGAAAGGCCAAACGGTAAACTTAACCAATTTAGGTTGGTGTTTCACGCTTACAGAATTACAAAGCCAATTTCAATTGAGTCAACTTAAAGTCATTAATGATTTTGCCGCTTTTGCTTATGCCGCACCGTATTTACAAGCTGAACAAAATTTGCTGGTAAAAGCAGGTACACCAGAACAAAATGCGAATATCGCTGTTATGGGGCCGGGAACGGGTTTTGGCGCCGCTGCATTAGTCTTTAATGGTGAGTCTCGTACCGTTCTTAGCTGTGAAGCTGGGCATATTAGCTTGGCGGCGGTTACCGATTTACAGCGTCAATTGTTGGTTGAAATTAATAAAGAAGTAAGCCATGTTTCGGTAGAAAATGTCTTTTCAGGTGCCGGACTTGAGCGTTTATATCGTGCCATGGCCAAGGTCAATAATTTACCTGTTGAACCCTATACAGCAGCAGATATTAGTCAGCTTGCTTTATCAGGGCAAAGTGATATTTGCCATAAAACCTTAGTGCAATTTTGTGAGTGGATTGGCAGTGTCGCAGGGGATTTAGCCTTGACGTTTGGCGCACGAGGCGGCGTATTTATTGGTGGTGGCATATTACCACGCATGCAAGAGGTATTATTGCATTGTGATTTTAGTCAGCGTTTTGTGCAAAAAGGGATTATGACGCATTACGTACAAGACATTCCGGTGACGCTGGTAACACAGGACAATATTCCATTTATTGGAGCAGCAGCGAGTTTGTTGGTGCACTAATTATGGATTTGGGCAATGGTATTGCCCATTTTAGAGAGCAGTGATGGAAAAAATTACGATAAATAGTGTGGCTAAACACGCTGGTGTGTCTAAAAAAACAGTTTCACGGGTTTTAAATAATGAAGCTAATGTTAGTGACGCAACACGTGAAAAAGTATTAGCTGCATTTAAAGAGCTTGATTATAAACCAAATCCTATCGCTCGTGGTTTGGCTAATAATCGTAGTTTTATTATTGGATGTCTTTATGATAATCCAAGTAAAAGTTACATTACTCGTGTGCAAACAGGCGCACTTGCAGCTTGCCAAGAACAACAATACAACTTATTGATCCATCCTTGTGAGTTAAGGGGGCAGGCGTTGTTAGATAACATTGATACCTTGCTCCATACTTCTCAGCTCGATGGCATTGTTTTAACCCCTCCTTTTTCGGATCAAAAGCCGTTAGTTGATTTTCTTAAAGCGAAAAAAATTCCGTATTCCCGCGTTGCCTCCGTGTTACTTGAAGATGATTCTATTTCGATTGGGAGTAACGATGGTTATGCTGCTTATGAAATTACCAAGCTCCTAATTTCTCTTGGTCATACCGAAATTGCCTTTATCAAAGGTCATCCTGATCATAGTGCGACTGAGCAACGGTTACTTGGGTATAAACAAGCACTTGAAGAAAGTGGTTTGCCATTTAAAGAGTCTTTAATTGATGAAGGTAACTTTAGTTATCACTCAGGGGAAGACAGTGCACGGCGAATTTTAAATTTAACACCTCGTCCGTCCGCTGTATTTGCATCAAATGACTACATGGCTGCAGCAGTTTTAAAGGTGGCCTCACAGTTAAAGTTATCTGTACCGCATGATTTATCGATTGCTGGGTTTGATAATGCGCCCATTGCTCGCCATATTTGGCCTGGGTTGACAACCATTGCTCAGC includes the following:
- a CDS encoding LacI family DNA-binding transcriptional regulator, coding for MEKITINSVAKHAGVSKKTVSRVLNNEANVSDATREKVLAAFKELDYKPNPIARGLANNRSFIIGCLYDNPSKSYITRVQTGALAACQEQQYNLLIHPCELRGQALLDNIDTLLHTSQLDGIVLTPPFSDQKPLVDFLKAKKIPYSRVASVLLEDDSISIGSNDGYAAYEITKLLISLGHTEIAFIKGHPDHSATEQRLLGYKQALEESGLPFKESLIDEGNFSYHSGEDSARRILNLTPRPSAVFASNDYMAAAVLKVASQLKLSVPHDLSIAGFDNAPIARHIWPGLTTIAQPVEQMTHIAVTKLIEQIKNPELENYQENLPARLITRESTGPYRSS
- a CDS encoding LacI family DNA-binding transcriptional regulator gives rise to the protein MKGKATSFDIAHYAGVSQSTVSRALRNSPLVNEETRKKVQEVAKQLNYKVDKNASNLRTQQSSTLALLLFEDPTADDSQINPFFLAMLGSITRACARAGYDLLVSFQQASEDWHADYEDSHRADGLILLGYGDFIDYQEKLDKLMSTATHFVCWGAQVAGHPDLSLSCDNEQGGRLAAEHLISLNRTHCAFIGDASEHSPEFNARFNGFKGVFTEHGFTIDNRKIANAISTDESGYHATKSLISNNVQFNALFAASDLIAIGAIRALKEANLRVPEDVAVIGFDDIPMASFINPPLTTISQSTSKAGEMLVENLLKLIAGQPVEHKVLLPELVIRQSCH
- the glk gene encoding glucokinase; protein product: MSGITKFEPIIVADIGGTNARFAVVTDFDATSSQFVIAHHQTFVSAQFDSMQSLLAAYIQALPFAQPQRAALAVAGPMKGQTVNLTNLGWCFTLTELQSQFQLSQLKVINDFAAFAYAAPYLQAEQNLLVKAGTPEQNANIAVMGPGTGFGAAALVFNGESRTVLSCEAGHISLAAVTDLQRQLLVEINKEVSHVSVENVFSGAGLERLYRAMAKVNNLPVEPYTAADISQLALSGQSDICHKTLVQFCEWIGSVAGDLALTFGARGGVFIGGGILPRMQEVLLHCDFSQRFVQKGIMTHYVQDIPVTLVTQDNIPFIGAAASLLVH